One Owenweeksia hongkongensis DSM 17368 genomic region harbors:
- a CDS encoding PorP/SprF family type IX secretion system membrane protein, which produces MKKIYIMLLTGISYLAVGQQDLQFTQFMFNKIYYNPAVAGSGGAICVNALHRSQWVGFEGAPTSQNLNINAPIKKLHGGLALKVSNDQIGYFQNFNIGLGYAYQMELANGTLGFGLNLELFTSSVNNAEWVAPDGTTGFDPSITAPITQGITFDGSLGIYYENDTWWAGISSARLAQSSTELDNNVNPALNPTLSTITDFYNRRHYYIMGGYNWAIPNSNIDLRPSLLLKSDFGASSVVDVNVMGVYNNKFWGGVTYRLTEAVAVNVGYQFTESLKAGYSYDIGINGISQQGGGSHEIFLSYCFKIEIPPRQKGSYKNPRFL; this is translated from the coding sequence ATGAAGAAAATTTACATAATGTTGCTTACGGGCATCTCTTATCTAGCTGTAGGTCAGCAAGATTTGCAGTTCACCCAATTCATGTTCAACAAAATATACTACAATCCTGCAGTAGCTGGAAGTGGTGGTGCCATTTGCGTAAATGCGCTCCATAGAAGCCAATGGGTAGGTTTTGAAGGTGCTCCTACCAGTCAAAACTTAAATATTAACGCTCCAATTAAAAAACTTCATGGCGGTTTGGCTCTTAAAGTTTCTAATGACCAGATTGGTTACTTCCAAAATTTTAATATTGGCCTTGGTTACGCCTATCAAATGGAATTAGCAAATGGAACTTTAGGTTTTGGACTAAACCTTGAACTATTTACATCAAGCGTTAATAATGCGGAATGGGTTGCTCCTGATGGCACCACTGGTTTCGATCCCAGTATTACCGCTCCAATTACTCAAGGCATTACTTTTGACGGCTCTTTGGGTATTTATTACGAAAATGACACATGGTGGGCGGGCATTTCCTCGGCTCGTTTAGCTCAGAGTTCAACCGAACTTGACAATAATGTCAACCCAGCACTCAACCCTACCCTTTCTACGATTACAGATTTCTATAATCGTAGACATTATTATATTATGGGAGGTTATAACTGGGCCATTCCTAATTCTAACATTGACCTTCGTCCGAGTCTTTTACTCAAGTCAGACTTCGGTGCCTCATCCGTAGTTGACGTTAACGTGATGGGGGTGTACAATAATAAATTCTGGGGAGGCGTTACTTATAGACTCACGGAAGCTGTAGCGGTGAACGTGGGTTATCAGTTTACAGAGTCACTTAAAGCAGGTTATTCTTATGATATAGGAATTAATGGCATTTCTCAGCAAGGTGGTGGGAGCCATGAAATCTTTTTAAGCTATTGCTTTAAGATAGAGATTCCACCGAGACAAAAGGGAAGTTACAAGAATCCAAGATTTTTGTAA
- a CDS encoding formimidoylglutamase, which produces MNLEDFLAPVRDSIANPQHKDWHPQSLASNLQVHLEVQGIPELDGVKMAIIGVIEDRGSLNNQGCKSAPDEVRRYLYSLYCGKWNVPIVDLGNLYPGETITDTYEGLREVCYLLLKEGITPIIIGGSQDITYGNYRAYDRLEQTVNLVSIDSRFDLGEQEQDLNEENFLSHVILKKPYILFNYSNIGYQTYFANQEEIDLMEKMYFDVNRLGYFKNNITETEPILRDADIVTFDLSAVRQPDAPGNLNASPNGFSGEEACAISRYSGISDKVSSFGIYGCNPSKDHNGQTSHLVAQMIWYFIEGYNSRKGDYPFASKNEYQRFTVLMDEGEHELVFYKSPLSDRWWIEVPMPAIGNTMHERHKLIPCSHSDYIRACENETPLRWWHAMKKAL; this is translated from the coding sequence ATGAATTTAGAGGACTTCCTCGCTCCCGTAAGGGATAGCATTGCCAATCCACAACATAAAGATTGGCACCCACAGAGTTTAGCTTCCAATCTTCAGGTACACCTCGAAGTACAGGGTATACCAGAACTTGATGGCGTAAAAATGGCTATCATCGGGGTTATAGAAGATCGTGGCTCGCTGAATAATCAAGGCTGTAAATCTGCACCCGATGAAGTACGCAGATATTTATACAGTCTCTATTGCGGCAAATGGAATGTTCCAATAGTGGATTTGGGAAATCTTTACCCTGGGGAAACCATCACCGATACGTACGAAGGTCTTCGCGAGGTTTGCTATCTATTATTAAAGGAAGGCATTACACCTATAATAATAGGAGGCAGCCAAGACATTACTTATGGAAACTATCGCGCATATGACCGCTTAGAGCAAACAGTAAACTTGGTGAGTATTGATTCGCGATTTGACTTAGGCGAGCAGGAGCAAGATTTAAATGAGGAAAACTTCCTAAGTCACGTTATTTTAAAGAAGCCTTACATACTTTTTAATTATAGTAACATCGGTTATCAAACCTATTTTGCCAATCAGGAAGAAATAGACCTGATGGAAAAAATGTATTTTGATGTCAATCGATTAGGTTATTTTAAGAATAACATAACTGAAACTGAGCCTATACTCCGAGATGCTGATATTGTAACTTTCGATCTCTCTGCCGTGAGACAACCGGATGCACCTGGAAACCTAAATGCATCACCAAACGGTTTTTCAGGAGAAGAAGCTTGTGCAATAAGCAGGTATTCAGGAATAAGTGATAAAGTAAGTTCCTTTGGAATTTACGGTTGTAATCCATCTAAAGACCATAATGGGCAGACTTCACATTTGGTAGCTCAAATGATCTGGTACTTTATTGAAGGTTACAATTCCAGAAAGGGAGATTATCCCTTTGCTAGCAAAAATGAATACCAGCGTTTTACCGTACTCATGGACGAAGGAGAACACGAGTTGGTATTTTACAAAAGCCCTTTAAGCGACCGCTGGTGGATCGAAGTACCAATGCCAGCGATAGGAAATACTATGCACGAACGGCATAAATTAATTCCGTGTAGCCATTCTGATTACATTAGGGCCTGCGAAAATGAGACACCTTTAAGGTGGTGGCATGCAATGAAAAAAGCACTTTAG